The sequence below is a genomic window from Oreochromis niloticus isolate F11D_XX linkage group LG3, O_niloticus_UMD_NMBU, whole genome shotgun sequence.
TGGGCGTCCCCCACTCCTCCTTCCTTTCAGTTGTGGGTAACAGACATTATGTCCATAATACAAATGGAAAGGTTCAGCAAGACTCAAAAGATTCTGTTCTGAATGTCTGGAAGACCTTCTTGGAACACTTTGCAAGGACCAGACTGGGCTAAACTGGACCCAGATTTGTAAACTCTCATCAACTCCAGCTTTTGGTACTTTATCCTGTGGTGTTTTGTGAAGTGCATGTTAGTCTAAATTAATCATTTTTTCTGTAACACATCCATGTTATGGAATTGATATTTCTTATATTGTCATATGTGCTAAAATACATAGATATATAATCATTGCCTTTATGTGTCCTAATATGCCTGTCATTATGAAGAAAAAGCCAGACAGTCAGAGGATTTATTTTCAACCTTCTAACATTTCctgtatctgtgtctgtgctgaCAAAATGTGATTTCTTTATTTAGAGTGCAGCTTAGTCTAGAGATGAGCTATGTTATACATTTGGAAAGAACCTGAAtcaatttattctgttttttttaaaagtacatgacttcacacctttaaatgttcatttgagATACGACCTATTGCAAGTTCCTGTTTTCATAGTTTAACAAGGTGCttacttctgcttttctgcatacctcATACACACAGTTTAAGTTCACTGAAATGTTGTATGTCTATGTATAGTatggctggaaacacacacacatgcacagaatacagacactgatgttgttcAGATATGCCTGCTTAAGACTGTCACGTGTATTTGTAATTgcatattcatgaatgattgctTGCTGACAATAAAAAGGGCTGTAGCCAAGGAATCAGTTGGAGTTGTTTAGACAGGCGAGTAGCAGCACTGCTCTCCAACGCTCCCCTTGCAAGTGAAAAGTACActagtgtctgtgtggttgctTTCAGTAACAGGTTCTGTTTACCAGCAGGGTTGACTTAAACCCAACAGCATGTGACAAACAAAGGCCCGATTGATTGATTCACTGATTGATATAATGTCCCATAATGGAGATTTCATTTCACTGTTGTCGTGTCCACTTTGGGGACATTTTATGAAATAACATTTTACAGAAACATTACTTCGAACTTCCTTCTTTGAGAGCATCACTAGAACTCGTTGTGGAAATGTTCCCTGCGAGCAGGATTGTTGGACGATCGGTGTGGATCTTGTATTCTGTCAGATAGTCCGACAGCCCAGACACATGCATGTCAGGTTATTCTGCTCATTCTCAAACCACCTTAAACAACACTCGGGAAACATGAAACCTGAAAAAGGTTTCACAGAAATCTTTCCAGAGCTCATCCTGTTGTTCTGAGAATAACATAAAAACTTACTGTTAAAAAAGTTGCTAAAAGATTGAGTAGTTCTAATAAAGTTGTAGAGAAAACATTTTCTAGCAGACTCATAATTATCTTTATTCAGAGTTGACCCACAATAACATATCTTGATTATTTATTGTCTGGCCTTTCTCAGCAAACAGTGAGCCAGGTGTTAATCCAGTGGGACAGAGAGCACGCAAAGCATAAAGACCACCAGCAGGTAGAAATGTGCTGCTGCCTTCATGCACAGGCCTGAGCTGAATTCTCCTGTGATGGCATTCAAGGAAGATACATAGAAAATGTTCTACACACCTGCACTACAAAGAATAATGTAAATAGTGAACCGTGTCAATAATCAGTTTTGATCGTTTCCATGGACaccacatttatttatataaaattttttataataaatataaaataaaaatctgtaattTCCTGCAGACACACCTCAGTCATGCGTGCCTGCTGCGAGTTTGAACAAAGACTGATGGAGAGCTGAGTAAATGTAATAATGTTTCATTCTTCTGGTTCAAAGGTCAGCCTGagctacagacacacacaaagcaggtTAACAAACTCTGAGTGTAATTTAAGCTCCGACTTTTCTGTTCCTTGATCATGTTGTTAATCATTTCTGAGTGTGTTCACACTGAGTTCAGCCTTTgtcactgtgtgttttctgtctttctgagAGCAGCTTTAGGGTAGCTCTGAAAACCAGAGTTATGGACAAATGACACAATTACACGTTTCTGTCTTACTCGCCTCTCTGTGTTAAACAATCttctattttctttgtttctgcacTGACTTCTCTGTTCTGTGTTGTAGTTTTTACCATCATTGTCTCTATTTCACTGACTCATGGAGAGACGCTGGACTTTCGGTGAGCTGAATCCCATTTTACATCCTAAACGGCTCTCTAAGGATACTGAAGAGGTGAcctgctgccacctgctggctgcTTCAAGAAGCTACTCCTTTACACCCATCAGGAACTCTGATTAGACTTTGAATCTGTTTAATATTCTGTGATCTAGGATGGCCTCTTTCCCTGATGTGACCTGAAAGACTTTTCCCCTCCAGCTCTGTCCACCTGTAGTCTAGTACAGAGGACACAGTAAGAGTTTATTGCCTTTTGTTTCAAGACTCAGTGAGAAGCTTGGGCTGGACTACATGATACTAATAACAAATACTTTCTGCAAAAAGACCAATGTGTGTTCAGTGTGTGAGGCAACATGTCTCTAATCTAAATGTCTTCTTTAAATGCCGGAGCTCAGCGTTTTTCTGTCATAAGAGACCAAATAAGATGtttaattattgttttattttctttctaatcCAGCCTGTAAATGTTTCCCTCGGTTCTCTTTGGTCTGTGTTATCTGGTTATTaatttgcagttttttaaaCCCTTTCACAGTCACGTCTCTGAATCAACAGTCAAATTCAGATTCAGACTTGCGTCTGATCACTAATCAACATTTCTATGAGTGATTCTTTGCTTTGGATTTTCTGTTGCAttcactgacctttgaccttttgttGGAAGAGAGCTCCTTACTCTCTGTTTTTCAGCGTTAGTAAAACTGCATGTCTGAGGACAGCACCATGCACTCCTGGGCATTAGTCGTCTTCAGTTAACTGATCACACCCTGATCTGCGTTTGCCTGGAAGGAGCAGACAGCTCAGCACAGCTTCTCTGAGTTTTGAAAACTTTTTCTCCTGAAACTTCCTTCTAGCAGAAAACAACACAGTcagcacacaaacactgatTTAACACAGTTTTTTATTCATGTCTttaaacacagtgaaatgtttTACCACAAAGATAAAGTGGAAGCTTCTCCCCCTCCTCAGCCTCTGATGTCACAGTAAAGCGCACCCTGTGCTCTCACGATAGGAGATCTGACTTCATGAAAATACTTTTTCAAAGTCTTAAGGatcataaaattaaaaagtgcaTAAATTATCTgtgttaaaatcttttttaaaccCCATTCCAGTTTCACTCCAGCAGCATACATCATATCCTGTCACCTGTCAAAGTTTATATGACGACATCTTTACAGCCTGACAGAAAAACTTTGTAAGTTAAGAAAACTTTTAAGTAATTAACGTAAATGTGTTCACTTGGACGTATCCCATGTGTTACACTAAATCCCTGCATTGTATTTAAAGTGGACATAAAACACTACATATGTAAAGGTTAGTTTACACCATGGAGCCCTGCTCTCAAAGACTGTCAGAGATGTAACgctgtctgtgaagctggatttaaaaCAGTGAGTGTTTAAAGATTCATTTTATTAAGCACCATCTTGTGTCAGTACAGAGCATGACATCACTGGGTTGGCTGATTGCTTGCAACTAACAGACATGCATaagtttatgttagctaactaaCGACATAAccaataacttagcagaaaacatagaaactaaaactaaaaatcagtCTAAGGGGATGATTTTGTACTGTCCCTGTCTGCAACAATGAGTTATTTTATACTAAGAAACTGAGGATAAACTGTCCACTTTCACTCTTTAGCAGTAAGTGATTCTTCAACGTCGGCTAGCTGAACTGAAACATGAGAATCCACCTGTGTTAAGAATGAGGAGGAGAGCCTGTTTGAGTCAGCTGCACTGGTGGTTCACAAAACTAATGCTGATTTTAGTTTTCGTATTCTTGCTTTGCACTAAGTAATCTGATCTGTCGCTAGTTAGCAAACATAAATGAATAGAAGTCTATTAGCCGACCAACCCAGTAACATCACATGCTGTACTTGCACAAGATGGTGCCAAACATACTCTACAAATGGAAACTTTATttccagcttcacagacagtgtTAAATCTGTGAAAGCTTTTTAGAGCGTGGCTTCGTGGTGAAGATTAGCCTTTTTACATGCAGTGTTTTATGTTCActttaataaagaaaatactTAAATACTAAATGCATTAGTGATGTAAGTTGATGTTATCCTATTGAATGAATCCTTCCAGTAGCATGAATGCACAGTGATATGGTTTAATCCTTAATTATAatcattttttcttatttgcatGTATAAAAaagtatccatccatccaccctcCATCATCTTTACCTTTTAGaccctgtttttaaatgtgcacacCACACGAGACGTTCTTGTCTTGACTTTCAGTGAATACAAATATGTCTATACAGCATCTGCTTCCATCACTCACACATGGAGGTAAATCTTTATCTGTGCAAAGAGTCATTTTACTGTAATAGTTACATTAATCTGACAATTTACAGGATATCTTCACattcaaataaaacattttttttttttagcattagcttataaaatataaagattagtttacaaaactgtaaaaccaGGACATCTTACATTATAATTCATAGAGAGGAAAACTGGCTTCACCTTTAAGAGAAAACACTTAACACtttggagagaagaaaaaaatacttcCATGTCTACTAATTACTTGATATCATCTGAGTTCATGTGATCTCAGCTTTACAATCGTCCAACAGTTCTGCACCTCACAAAACCACCACCGAGAAAAGGGAAAAATCAAGGTCACATGACATATTACTCAGTTTCTGTCATGAACTCTAACAGCTCAGTTTGCTTCTCCTGTTTGTGTCTTATAACCAGCTTTGGTGTCATTACACCCAGTCCCACACAACGACAAAAAtccctatcctaatgaggacacacatatgatctttcttttattattaaggTTTCAACACAAAGCAGCCCAAAGAGAGTTCAAAGCGatcaccacagctgctccactGTAGAAACATGGACAGGTAAAAACAGCAATTTCAAGTCTGACTGATCATCTctgcctttgttacctgttACAGTTCAGACTCTGGTTGCTGGGCTGGGATCTGCATACACCCAGTTTCAGCAACACTCAGGGTTATTGGCTaacttagcgttagcatgctgtctgtgcaaaTGGTTGCAAAGAGCCAAAGTTCTGTTAGCAGTATACTGCAGTTTAGCATTGCTCTCTTGTCCTTCTGtgcaaacaataaataaaagtaatggcCACATCTCCACTGTAAACCGCTCCACCATTTTCCTACTTCATGTAGTGCAACAAAGAGTTTCAGTTCACACATGATAGTACAAACCGTGACGCCTGCGTTTTTTATGTTTTcggtaaattaaaaaaacaccagcaatGATGAACATCGCAGGAAGGGGCAGACCAGCTCTCAGTCCAACAAATCCATCCTCGTTCACTCCGTCTCCACTCTGTCCTcctgtctgagctgcaggtgagaaacaggtgtgaggtgtcagctgtcaggtaggtgatgagtgaagaacagaacagaatccatttcctcttcaaactgctgtcagacattatctactgcactctgatcacatcactcagaccagctgctttctacaaagtctcatcaacaacatctttacaaacaaacatcaacaaccaggaagcagcttcacctctgatcacacacacactcaactctactcgcTCACCTGCAGGAACAACTCTCAGGTAGATGCTGCTGATGGACTTCCCATCCAACAAACGACACTCATATGTTCCCGTGTCCTCAATcttcacatccttcagaatcaaagacacgtctccatccgtcatctgtctgtcctgcagatccacccggtccTTAAAATTAGGATGCTGGTTTGCTGAATCAAGCTGCTGGTCCCGGTACAAAAGGACATATTGTGTcttcaggtcagctctgctccactccaCACCTATAATGTTGCTGTTTGGACCTCGACACGACAGAGTGGCAGTCTGTCCAGTATCCgctgtgatgattttccagTCTGAAAGAAGAAATAATTCAGAGCCGAGAGTTTAATGGGATCAAAGTatagcagccaatcagagtaaGGAGCTAAGAGACCACTCAGCGTGGGATTTTCATGTGTTTCACATGGCAGCTCAGGTAACGTTATAATCTTATGACCCCCTTAAGTCCTTTTATGATCTATCTTTTAATCtaaattgtttattttcttgttttcggTGCTGTTTTACTATTAAACTGTTTGGAAATTCTTCATCATCCTTCAAAGATCAGCAGGTCTCCGTCTCTGTGGGAACTCTGTGGACAAATGGATTGGGAACACAGACAGCTCTCATGACAGTGTCACAGTCCCCCCAGAACTACAAATGCACTGGTAACAGCAAATAGTCTTTATGTGAGCCTAACAGAGCCACACCACGTGTGGATTGTCAGAGCTCTGTCAATGCTTTCCTGCACAGCTGAAGTCCATGGCTGGCCACCGGGAAATGTCCCTGATAGAACTCAGCTCACCTGCATTGAGCTACCTAGTCTTGGGACTGGTATTAGGAGCACACCGGCCTCTGAGCCCTTCTTATAGAGGTGGGCAGATCCATCCAAATATCAGTATTGATACAGTGATGATACTGGTATCAGAttgaaaatgtgttcagaattttcAATTTGAGGACGACTGAGCCCATAAATCACAACACACTGCTCACCCCAACATAATCTGCCTTTATGACTTTAAAGTATAGGTACTGGTATCTGCAATACTGACCCGATATTTACTTGATATTGGATGAACACAAGAATATGTAGTATTGCACAGCATTACTCTTTGGTAAAATCCTGTTGTAGGCTATAACATAATGTTCCAAAAAAGGGGAACAACGTAAACTTTTGGTGGTAGTAAAAATGCATAACTTTTGCAATTAATTATCCAAAACTGGTCTAGTTTTATGCAGGTTATAGTaagagctgttttttaaaatacatatatcactTGTAAACATGCAGTCGATATAgtctccacctcctcctgcaCACCTGAAACTCCTCCCTCAGTGACAGCGCAGAGCAACATCATCTGTTCTCGGGATCTTATCGTGTTAATGAAAAGAAGCTGTTGGGAACTGAGCCCAGCACCCCGCCGTGCGTATTTCAGAATAACTGCAAATAAATCGGGTTGCGTGCTGAGTTTTCGTGTCTCATCTCCACAGCACAGGTTAAACAGACACAAATGACACCGATATTATAGGCTCAGCTTTACGGACTTTTCAGAGTAATATAAAGTGAACTCTCGGACTTCATGTTGCTTTAAAACAGCTCGAGTCTCACCTGCAGAGACCAGCAGGACGCAGACAGACAGCAAACTCCAGCAGAGACACGCAGACCTGCCAGCTCTCATTTCCGTGTTCGGACTTTTCCTTCTTCagctttaaaacaaactttaaacTTCCTCATCGATAGATCCTGGGTTTGAGATTATCTGATTTGTactttattaaaaacattaacatttaatgTTGTTTAAATATGTTTCCTCCGTGCGTCTTCCGCGTCTTCCGTGATCGTGTCAACGCAAGCAGGGGCGTGGAAGCGGTGGTGGAAGAGTAGGACTACCCAGGGCCCCTGAGGTGGGAGGGGTCTATCCAAACctaaaacaaaacttttttttagtttgcatttttttgtttcttagtAAATAGTGTCATATTTAAATTTCATGAATAAATCAGTCAGGTGACTGAACTTTGATTCCAAAGTAGCCGTGATAACACTAGGTGTGATGCCATTTCACCCcttacagataaaaaaaaatggtttagTCCACCCTGCTGTAGGActtgcagcagcagcctgtCTATATGAATGCTAATGCACACAATGAGTCATGTCTTTAAACAGGAAAGTAAACTGAAAGAACCAAACTAAACAAAGGAGCGAGAAAACAAACTGAGGAGCGTCGACTGCTAACAAAACTCTGACTTTCAGCACCCACAGTGCAAAGAGCTGTCACTGAAATCTGTTGATTTTCTGCATCAGAATAAGTAAAAGTTTTATTCTTGCAGAAAACGTTCATACTTACTGTTCAGTTCTTGTCCCGTCAGTAAATTTAACTAACTCTGtcacattaagaaaaagaaaaaaatcaatgtagCAGAAAGATGTGAAAATAATgatattttaacttttaaccCGTTTATCAGGGAATGTTCCCACAACCTCAGTAACATTCCCAAAACACCCTCAGAATGCTGCAATCAAAACGTTTTGTCTTAATTAAACTTTTGACCTCACATgaactttatttaatttatttttggtgacAGAAACCTGGCGACGACTCCAACCTCCTCCACAATACACTGGACAATCTGAGGAGCAGTTTCAACAACAGAGTCCTTCAACCATCACAGGAGGCCGTTCcttcctgctgctgtcagactctttAATTCATCCATGTGGTCAGACCCACACATACTGAACCACAGTAAACACACCTCACTGCACAGCGTCACTTTTTGTACACCACAACATATGTTTGCATACCTGTGCAGCTATGATACTGTTAATATCCCACTACTGTTAATATTACTgtccttttatatttatatctcTTTTTATGCTGCTGCTGACAGTTTCCCCTCTGGGATTCATaaagtttctctgattctgCTTCTGAAATGATCATATTAAACGGTTTCTTGAGAACTTCACTGTAACTTGTTTATAACATTTGTTATGATTGTGTGGCCAGGTGTTTAttcagagagcagcagcagagtgaATGAGGCAGGTCTACAGATAAAGTGTAAAGATCACCAGTTTCTCTTAAGTCACATGACTTCAATGGAAGTCTTTTACAGAAGTCATGTAATTCAAACGTCCCTGCTATCTTTACACACAGGACCATTTGGACCATACATAGAAAATTCTTTGTAAATGTCAGAAATGTGCTAATGTTTCCTCCCTCTGGTGTCAAAGGTCAACTTGGGCAACAGATGAAAGAGTTAGTAAGGATTTAAACAGGGTGACGTCTCTTTGTGGACCAAACTGTTTgtggaaatacaaaaaaataaataagaataaatgtGGACTCTTCTTTCAAGCAATGTTGCCACTGAGGTATAATTTTTCTAATAATTCAAACTCTCAACTTTTCTGCAACAGCTTGGGGATGGCCTCTTCCTGTTCTaacagtgcacaaagcaagttccataaagacatggatgattGTGGATGGATGAGTTTGGCCTGTGTGGTCTGATAATGGAACTAATCTAGTTGGTACTAAGAAAGAGACTAGGGGCAAAGAGTCGACATGGGTAAAATACCATGTTTGAGGGGAGTAAGCTAAGGGTCACTGATTTCTCTTTTACTCGGCAAACAGTAGGTGACAAAGGTCACCAAATTCTGTTCAGTGAAGCTAAAACAATCCTTAATAAATTCCCCCAGCACTTGTATATCCTTTTGATGTAGAACCTTCTACACAGAAAACTATACTTTTATTCAACCGTCAACCTGTTTTCCCTCAGCTTTCCCAGGCTGGTGGAAACAACTACAGTACCTGGCTTAAGTTACATAAAACCATTTCATCCTTGTCTTGTTGCTTTAATCTCATTCACTTTGATCTGTTCTTAAAACATtatgtttatttcctctctggatgtgtttgatgGTAATGAGGTGTCTCAGGGTAAGGGCTTGAACTGGCACTACAGAAAGCTGTAGAGGTGCAATTCTGGAGAAAAAGTAACTAAATGACGTCTCTGCAGCTCAGTTCAGTCCAAACTCAAATGGTTTAAATAATGGAGACATGTTGTTCTTTAGCTTTGAGTGGGGAAAAAATGTGGCAGGTGACAATGATGGGGAAGGGGAGGATTTTTTGCTGTTGATTGTGGTTTTATGTACTCCAGATTCTCTTTGGTGGTGGATTATTAGTTTGTGAACAACTCTTGACCAAAGCAAAGCCGGCAAGGAGCTGCAAAGCCTATGTGAGCCTGATGATGACCGTGGCACAGCCTGCAAAGTTTAATAAAAGTCCATATACTCTATACTCACTACACAGTAGGTCAGTAGGTCAACTATTAAAccccttttattgtttta
It includes:
- the LOC102080171 gene encoding butyrophilin subfamily 1 member A1; amino-acid sequence: MRAGRSACLCWSLLSVCVLLVSADWKIITADTGQTATLSCRGPNSNIIGVEWSRADLKTQYVLLYRDQQLDSANQHPNFKDRVDLQDRQMTDGDVSLILKDVKIEDTGTYECRLLDGKSISSIYLRVVPAAQTGGQSGDGVNEDGFVGLRAGLPLPAMFIIAGVFLIYRKHKKRRRHGLYYHV